The genomic region ccCCATGTATCATCGGCTTTCCTGGACATGTTATCTGATGTTGAGTATAAAGCAGAGTGACTCACGGACTGGAAATCTTCCTCATCGTCAGACATGCCTTCAAACATAAAGCCCCCTGCcagataaaaataattatttgtacatttataGTGACAACACTGGTGGATACTGCCAGTAATTATTTTTGGATTTGATCAAAATATTAAACTACTGTCTGCGCCAAATCAGCTGTTTCAATATCTTGAGCTTGTCAACAGCAATCCTTCATCACTATTTGTGATCCTCTCTTGCGTGCCATATATTCTGCCTGGTTTTACTACGCCATCGTCCTTGCTCACCTGGCATATCGCTGTAAGAACTGGCAGAGACATTACGAGACGAGCTGGCACTGGACTGAGCGGGCATGCTGCCTGCAACAGAGTGCAGGACCAGGATGATGGCGTTGACGAGGGCCGGGTGTGAACTGATCAATCTGcgaaacagacagaaaagtacAGATGTGAATTTAAATCACCTTCcacttgtgtgtctgtgctgtgctCACTTACTATGCGTCACATCAAAGCCAGtaacaaagaaaaagcaacacttacacatccagcatgttAGGGTCTGTGAACTGCACGAAGAGATCTTTGTCTTGGAGCACCCCTGAGCAGAGAGAAGGGCATTGGGGAAAATGTTACCATTTGCATATTTACATGGTACAATGAGATGACATTACATTGTTGATAAAACTCAGCAGGTCTTACCAAGGGCGACTGGGTCTGACCTGAGCCCTGGTGTGGCCACGATGATCTGATCCAGAGACTCTTTATTTGTTAGCATTTTATATACCTAGGCGTGGGGAAAAGACAGTAATACAGCAAGTAAGACAGAAATCAATACTTACTGACCCTACATGATTAGTGTGCCTGCATGAGTGCTGTGTTTCTCAGCTGCCCCCATGTGTTGCTGACAAGCATAAGTGGAACCAAGTAGCTGTTTTGAAAGTCTCAAGTCCCacgtctttgcactcaagtcctgAGTTATGTCAAGACAGGCAGTTCCAATCAAGTCCCGAGTTGTAACctttgagtcctaaacaagtcattatgtgctcttcaccaagtgtaatgtcattttaacaacagtcaTGATGTACAGAATGTAGTTCCAGTCTTGTTTTTACCAGCTGAGGAATATCACTACATGTGGGTCACTTCTGTCCCTCAGTAACACAGAGAAAACCATACATGCTCTTATATCCCCCTGCcttgattactgtaatgccttgTTCACCTGCCTGAGCAATCGAGCTATCAGCTCCAAATCGTTCAAAATTCTGCAGCTAGACttttgaccaaaacaaaacGATCTTCACACATCATACGTATTTTGGCTTCCCTGCACTGGCTTCCAGTCTCTCTTAGAATCCATGTTAAAGCTCTTTTAATCAcaggcggcagtagctcagtccatagagacttgggttgggaaccggagggtcgcctgttcgtggactggtggctggagaggtgccagttcacctcctgggcactgcacctctccagccaccagtccacactccatgcCGAGGGCACCGAACCcaccaaccgctcggggcgcctgaccaagggcagccccctcactctgactctccactttgtgcatgtataggtcctgtttgtgcatgtgtgtgtctttcagacctctgtgttaatgacaacagagCGAAAAAATTGAATTGGGTCTTCTAACTGTCCCAGAGGTCCAGGTTAAAGATCAGCTGACTCTGTTCACGTCTTTAAATCTTGTCTGAAAAATTACTTTTACGGATTGGCCTTTCCTGACAGTTGACAGACCTATTGTGTGTATGGGAGTGTATGTATTTGCAGCCAAGTGTTTATGTATGCATGCTTACAGGTATATatgttgtatatgtgtatatgttggTGTAGGCGTATGTATATGCTTATGTTTTATCAGTATCACTTTTGTATTTTCTTCACCTTGGAAATCACTTTTTGCTTTGAGCTTGAAAAGTGCTCTGCAAATAAAGttagtattattatcattatcattattattactattatcattatattaaatcaacaaaaatcatgaatactCTTTTTCAAatttacatgtatttgttaaaaaaaagttggttAAAACAAGTGCGTCTAAACTTGACACAAAACAGTCTTTAATAGCATAATGCACTGTTAACCAGGACCACAACAGAATAAATTTGGTATGCTTTGGTCCTATTTTGTTGTGTATAATTTAATGTACATCTTGGTAATAGAGTACTCTGATGTCATATACAACATTACCACCCTTGACATgcattttaatctttgggcttggaaAAATgtgtcaagtattttcaagttaaacggctcaagtccaagtgacgTCATGAGTCAGTGGTGCTAAAAtccaagttgagttgcaagtctttttttttattttgtcaaatttagtctgaagtcatcaaatatctAACTCGAGTCCAACTCTTGTGACTTGAGTTGATACCTCTGCTGACAAGTATCTCCATCCACATCTGTGCAAATATCCATGGATCAGTGTAAATACAAGTGAGTGGCTCTTACCAGTttatgtcagaaaaataaaccCATTCCTATCTGAACTCTCTCTTTATCACTCGAGTCAACATGCTGGAATTCTCAAACTGTCTGGCAGGTTTATGCTATGGAAAGCTGCCAGCCCATAATAGCTAAACCTGTTCCTGTTGAGGACAATCTTTGACCAGTTCGTAGCTGCCGAGGGTCCTGTTCACACGTATGGTAAAATGCATCGAGGGTGATCTAATCAGAGGTAAACAGCTGTGAACACAGGTGTGAGTGCACCCAAGTGACTGTGGAGAAAAATCCAATCACACAAGCCAAATAGTTTCCAGGTCAAGGATGTGTGTGTCAGAAATTAGTACAGTACAAACACCCCAACGCATTCCTGCATTCCACAGTGAAGGACAACCTAATTAAAGAGTGAGTTCAggatttttcaacctggaccttatcttctcatgtttttgtgtataaatgatgaatggaaaaaaaattttttaaattggtccagtactgagcgcgagagctgcagccagcagcagtgcaACAGGCTGAAATGTAACCATATGGGCATGTTTGTACTGTTAAtgtccactgaaagtgcttgtttttgtcactgacatgttcagattattatttCAAGTGTCTGGTGACTTATGGAAAAGATCCCTTCAGAGATATACCTTTTTGTTAGAGTATGATGctttttgtttaaacagaaacagcctCAAGATTGCTattgtcaaacccaccagactccatttaaataaacagtaattttatcattttaaaatacacacattcaaagtcaaaagaaacaaaacacaagtcaCAAacaccatcttggtttgtctttccaacgtcgcaacaatcaccaactctggttgggttcaaataaaccCTTATTTCACCCTGTTTGATGTGAAAATAAGCTGGCTCTAtacaagctaaaattactgtttattcaaatggagtctggtggaacTGGCAATGGTGATtttagggctgtttctggtgaaacaaaGAGGAACTTCCTCTTAGAAAAAAATGGCCTACCTCTTTAAGGATGCTTCCCCAAAGTTAGTGGACActcagaataacaatctgagcccaTCAGATTGAGTACTTTTAGTGGGCATACATTGACGCAAACACGCCCCAGTGGTCACAtggcagcctgtttcactgcagcCAGCTAAGgccctctcactcaatactggaccacttTCAAAGGTTGTTATTACCATAAGTcctttagacacaaaaaattggaaaatagggtccaggttaaaaaataccaaacttaacctttgactttttcttttgtgtgagTGAGCTACCAAACTTGCCATTGTCAGACAACTTAAACAAGGTTTGGATTGAAGAGAGGAGGAACTCTATAACGGCACGTACTCTCTTCTCTAATTTAAGTGCAAATGGGACATGTTGTatttagtctcgccaccagacaatcagagatctccgccttctgatagttaagcaaagcgtctaaagactgacttgtgagtctatgtTGTATTAAGCAACAGTCCCGGTTTTCctacagatataaatacatgAGAAAAGAAGAAGTGAAATCTTATCACAAGAGGTCAGTCAGGATGTACTCCATATATATTTTGCAGTCAGATCTGAATGTTTCTCAACAGAGGATGATTAATTTACACAAGACCTAAACCCTTTGCCTTTTAGCGGTAACAGAAGCCTGACATTTTGCATCAAAGACTGTCCAAATTGTATAGAGAGAAATAACATGAGCAGTAGAtggaaaaacaagcattttgaaTTTAGTTTTATAAGTTGATTTGTTATTAATACACATTGTGCCCATTTTTTCCAACAATAATGTTCTAAAACTAAGTACATTAAATTGGAACATAATTTAAACTCTTTGGAGAATTGGAGGGAAAGGGTTGTTGTAAGGGGCTGTGTGTGCCACAGTGTGTATGTCTTCTACTCACTGAGTCTCTGTAGGCAGAGTTGAGAGAGTGAAGAGCAGCATGAAACACCCTGAACTCCCTGGCTGCAGTTGCTCTGTTCACAGGCTCTACATAGGACAAAACGTGCACATGTTCAGATTcagactttcactttcactcacAGTACAGCTTAAACACGATTAATTTCAATACTTAAATGCCAAACAGACGGACCTGAACTGCTCTCTGGTTCAGGCCAAGTCTTTTTGAGGATGTATATGGTGGATCCAGGTTGAATCCCACAGGCATCCAGAGTTAGGTCATCCTTAAGTTTCCGCccacagtggaccagctctgaCACAGGACAGGGATACAgaacattttaaagacaaataaCATGCATAGACAGCACAATTAACCAAACAGATTACACACCAGAGGAGTGAAATCTTCctgctgcacacaaacacacagacacacacatttcattcaAAGCTAATTCATCATGTCAATACAGCTGTAACAAACCTATTAGCTCAGGGTCTGGGATGGAGTCTGGGATCTGTGCTGCAACAAGTTGTTTTAAAGTAGCGATTCTGTATCCTCCAGGTGGGACATCTCCTGGCATCATTTCTGGGAAGTGGAAGATGGATTTGGGCTGATCCACCAGCTTTAGAGACAGGTGCCAGTCTGAAGAAGTCATCTCTACcttttaaacaaacagaacacagTCTTAACACGATGGCATGGACAGCAACTACAGAATTGATAGGTAATTACTGGCGTGAGTCTGATGTTTCTAAACGTTAGCTTTAAACATCATATTATAATTTCACTAcgctttaatttgaaaataagTTGAAAGTTATGTTAGTTCTATCTCTGTACATTACCAAATAACGTTACTACATAAAATAAACGTGAGACGAATGAAATTATCATTTTTAGAGGAGAGACTCGGGACAAAACCTCTATATTTCacctttatatttttattttgggggtTTTGATACGAACAGTGACAGTTAGCAATCCTGCACAACCCCGGTTAGCTGCTTAGCCTTTGCTAGAAAAAGACATGCCAATTCGCTAAATTAAACGTGAGTCACTCGTGTGGTGTGTCTTGTCTAGAACAATCTGTATGTCAacccaaaaaaatgtcaaactgaatCGCCACGACAACTGTACCATTTGTAAAAGAATCGCACACTCACCCTTTATTGTTGACACTCGAATCACTTCCTGGTTTTAGTCACGTGGTCTGTGTTACGTTCACTTCCCCTTTCCAAACAAGGGAGCTTTTACTTCTCTGCCTCCTTCACTGTATTTTTAGCCACGGGCACTCCTAAAATCTCCTCTATCTCTCTCACGTGCGACTCACACCtcaagacaaagagaaaactgTATATCACCACACCAGCCTGTGAGCCTAGCATTACAGACACTGCGCATATATGCTTATTTTCTCTTTAAAGTGAAGTTATCTACTTTTTCCTTTACTGCACACACCACGGGTTTCCAATTGATTTTCCTGCTGCATAGTCAGGATTTTCCAAAGCTGTGTAATGTCTTGGGCGAACATGATTCCAGACAGTAGCTTTATAATAATGGTCAGCATTTCTCTTATTCGGTCAGACAAACTAAAAACTCTGCTTTCAAACTATAGGATACGTGTTACCTACAGTCAAAAGGTCGatgccaaattttaaaaagagtaatgtttcatctcatattgaaaaaatgaaaattgtaaATGGAACTGATCGATGATATGTGCTAAACAACGCAGGTAGTATTATATAAATGCATACGTTTAGGTATAAGGGTCTGAATGGTAAATCTGTGCTTCATATAACCCGCATAAACCGCAGTGAGACGTTTAAGGACCATAAGATAAATCAAGACGGCTTATGTGGTATCAAGATAAAAAGTCATTTCGGATGTCCTAAGACAAAAGGACTTCCGCTGTATGTGTAAATTACATGTGGAAGACACCGGTGTGTTCACAAATGGTTAACCTGAAGGTCGGGACTCTCGAGACTCCCTTCTCCCCTTGGTATGACATCACTGCTGGACAAAGCAGCAAGGAGTGGTTTCTGTGAAGAGAACCGTCCCAAATCAATGGACCATACCCACACACCCTGAAAACACATCTTACAGCTTTATCCACCGTCAACAAACTGTTATCGCGTCGGCGGCAGTTCCAGCAGTGCTTTGTTGAGAGGGGAATGAACTACTCTGGAAAATAACATCGgctgtgctgctgctcacaGAAAAGAGTCACCGCCGCTGGATGGTTGGTGCTTTCTAAGTTTCGCCCTCCTAACATGGTAAGCCCTGAGAAATTGTGTTTGAAAGCAGAGCTCGAGCTAACAGAAAGGTTATCTTAATGTGAGCTAATGAAAAAGATAACTGTAAACTTGGGTTATTCTCTAACGAGCAACAGCTGGCGGGGATCAGGAGAACCCCATGAACTCAGGGTAGGGTAAGTGGTTCACATAGTTGGCACTATTCACTGGCTCCATATCATGTCTGctatttttttgtagttttaaagCAAGACAGAGGCCTGCTAAGTTATACAGTGTACAGTTACACAGATGGAGCGGGCGACACCTATGAATGAAGTGGACTGCGCCCCCATTTGACCAAAAGACAACACTGCATCAGTGCATTTAATCTGTGTACCAGCAAACTTCCATGACTCAAAATGGggacattaaaggaacacttaTGGGTTTTCATTTAGTGGCAAGTGACGCAGTTTATTCACAGGCTTGCACTGGTCATATGTCTGCCATTTTCTAAAAGTTGTTAATAAATCCTCAATCAAATGTTGTCCTATATATGGACTTGTATTACctgtagggctgccactaacgattattttcattgtcgactaatcggtcgattatttcttcgattggtcgactaatcatttcatcgaaaaatgtgttaaaatgttggaaaatgtctgtctgtctcgcccaaaccccaaaattacgtcatctaatgtcttgtttcataatcACGCCAAaaggttttagttcactgtctcgggagagtgtgtaaagctgccaatatctgaacgtaagaagctgcagtaagagtattttggggtccttttaaagtacttttctatgaaaaatgactcaaaccgattagtcgactactaaaatagtcactgattatttttatagtcgattagtcatcgattagccgactaatcgtggcagccctaattacctgagaaagaaaaatcacttaaaggtccagtgtgtaaggttTTGGAGGATTTTGTGGCACCTAGCAGCGAGGCTAACAGATGTCAatcagctaaaacttctcctggttagaatttctacagtgttctttgttcaggaggtttttaccaggagccaaattattcacagaggtgtctccaaaacaaaaataaccaggtaatttaaaatggcaaaaacactgaataaagcagtttcgtgttaaaaaaatctgttcacctgctagcctagcacctgctaatctgtgtACCTCATTTCTGATAATTTAAAATCCAGATGTTCAGAAGGCAAGCAGCTGTACTTACacaactcaaagtgctttacagagcagtataatacaaaatatgataaaggatacagatttacagtaaatgactgaggcgaaaaaagaaataaaaggtcAAATTAATTGCTaagaaggtttttaccaggagctgaattatccgcgcaggtttcctcctctccaaaacaaatggacctggtggtttaaactggcaaaaacactgaataaatcagtttcaccttacaaaaacagtgtttttccaacacttttTGGCATGCCAGGGACAGCTTGCTAGCTTTGCagctgctaatctgtgctcacccTTTCTTCTCCGATAACTTAAGGTTAGgatgttcttgagtttttttttactgggagccaaattatccataTAGGTCTCTTCCTCACCAAGACAAATGGAACCAGTAATTtaaccagtaaaacactgattaaagcagtttccacattaaaaacttagtggggttttttttcattgcccttgctaactacagtggccgaagTGAAAACTCGAacgaccctatctagagccagtgttcagtttgtctattctgggctactgtagaaacatggcagtgcaacatggtcatctccatagacaaggacctgcttcCTATGTTGTGTTGTAAAAAAGACAACACCATCTATGTTCTGGcgaaaatacagtaaaaaacaatacttattttattatattccatttatgccaatatattcctctaaatcctacacactggacttttaatgtATAGCCTATGTATGTTTTCTtattctttttcctctctcttgctctctctacAGATGAAATGAACTGTATCAGGATAGGTTAGGTCACAGTGATTCCCAACCTGAGGCTCAAGACCCAATAAGGGAGTAACAAGACAAATCTGAGGGGTCAGTAAATTAGCAGGATagaaaagtgaaagaaaaaaaacacatattccTGCTACACTGAACTATGCCTAGTTTTCCCCAGACTTGTTCCCTGCAGAAACAATTCAGAACCACTAGATGCTGTATTTTGGGCTGCAGTGAGGATGTTGCCTGGCCTCATGGTGTTGTTGTCACATGATAGTGCAGCTGTGCGCTGCTGGCAGGTACAGCTTCCTTTGGAATGTAGGAGGATGTAGTTTTTAACGCTCTGACTTGTGCAGGAAATGATGTGTGATAAAATGGAGAGATAATGGTGTTATGTGACATGGTGCAACATGCtctgctgtctttttttgttgttgttgccaggGATGGATGTGACAGTTTGGCAGTTCGTAGTTTTATTTCAGCTCCATATTATTACACTATGCCAAGCTGCCATAAGATAAAGGTTATATTAAACCGGCTCCTGTGACTTTACAAAAGTAGGGTGTTAGAATATCTGTCACACTGCACACTGATCCTATTCACTTATCTCGTCTTGAGAGACACAACAGTTCTCACTGCCTCAGTTGCTAATTATCAGTGAGATAAAAATATACAGTCTAGTACTGCATCTGCTTGCCTATTATTGGACTGCTGTATGACACTGATGCATGGCCTAGTGTGAACGGTAAATTCGAGTTTCAGTACTTACAAAGAAAGTTGGCAAATAAACTTCCATACGACATCTGAGCCACAATGCTTTATTGAAGTTTATGGAGCGCCTCTTTCTTCAGTTTGAAGAGCTAATGTATGATATGGCCATGTAATGCACTAATTAACTCAACTACTATGGAGAACATTTCCCTGCACAAAGTGAATCCAGTCATCCCTTAAAAGGGTTTGCTAAATTCACACCACTGCTGCCATATGGATTCTGAAAGGCTCGTCCCATGATGCGGTCCTCGATGGGTACGGTGGCGTCCAGGTTGGAAATGTTCCTATCATCAAGGGTTGAGTGGTTCCCAATGGTTTGAGGAGCTTGGCAATGATGCCAGCCATATGCCAATGAGACATTTGAGCCCAGAAGGTCAGTCAGATTCATTATATTAATAGTGTTTAAGAATGGCCTTGTCATCCAGGAGAAGAGTGgactcaagaaaagaaaaagacaaactgtTAGAGAACCACTGTCACAGATTTCATGAAAGAATACCGCAATGGTACAGTGACCATGGTGAAATACTAAATCTTAATGTTCTGTGATCCTTCAGGAATCATTTCTCTTTCCTTTGACCTCAGTAGGAAGCTTAATAATCCTTAGCGCAGTGTCAAAATGAAATACACTGGTGATTATGGCTCAAAAGCTGCCGACCAATCACTAAAGGAAATTCAAGACATTCAGACTGTCAGGCAGTCTTTCAGTGACCAtttcttttccattttaatGGTCTTCAATTCAGAGAGCACCATTATTAGTTAATTCTATGAACAGTATTGGAATGTGAATAAAGAGCCAGCAATAGTTTTGATACATTGGTGTAATATAGTGATGGATAAAatagtgtttttaaaatacaaccTTTTACAGTTGAAGTTTATTGTGTCATTATATTCTTTAGTGACTCGCGAGTGTGGTCAGCTTGTTTTGATATCTGACATTGAACTGAATTGTTAAAGTTAAATCATAAAatgaaaggaggaaaaaagcaTTTGCATGCTGGCATGGGGTCGGTGAAGTACTTGAGTCATACAGTATAAAACCCTTTGATGGCTTCCTGGTGTCTGGACAGCACAGACAGAGTCAGACTGTGGCTTGGTGTGTTGGCACATTAAAGTTCAGGCTATCCTTTAGAGAACTTAGAGATATTTTTACAGAACTCTTGCCCTTTTGGAGAGGATGGCTGTGATATGTGTCTGGTCTTTTCTCCATTTTCAAATGCAGTGAATAACCCATATTCTCTGCCTCTGAGGGTACATATCTTAGGAATTTGAGATAGTGTTACAAGTGTCTCTTTTGAGCTGGTCTCTGGCAGGCTAATGCCTTCTGAAAGTCCAGAGAGCAAATGGTGAGTGTGCTGTTATGGAAACTTAGTGATGAAGCTGCACTCCTGCCCACATCCTCTCTGCTGAAACCATAAATGGAGCCTCATGTAAAACGTCTCAGTCTGGCGTAAGGTGGGGCTACAGCTGACGGCAATACTGAAATCATTCGTAGTATCAAAACATCACAACAGATCTGTCAGCTTCCTTCTCCAAGTCAATTGTATTTCCATATGtccaaaacatattaaaaagaaaagggaacTTGGTAGAGGGAGACTTCCACCAAGGCCGATAGTCCTTCTGTGATATGCAAATCTGTAAGCACAACCTCGAGATATGTCTGGATATATTCCCAAAACTATTACAATCATGTCAAATGAGTGCTCCATACTGACTGATTTCTGTGTGAAGTTTGAGCACCTACATTTGCGGGCTGCCCCAGAGGATTTCTTGTACCAGGAGTCATTGTATTTCTTTAATTGGCTATTTGGGCATGGCCAAATGCAATACCACTCAAGAATTTAATGGGTTGGcttccttggcccatgctacacccttCACGAAAATGGGGTCAGTAGTTTTTCCGCAagcctgctgacaaacaaacaaaccaacagacaaAGTGAGCTGAAAATACAACTTCATTGGTGGAGTTGAAAGTGGAGTTTTAATTGTAGATTTGTGTAGACATTTAGTGACTCAACCATAACATTTCACTATATTAATAGTGGATACATGAAATAATGATAGTGTGGATATGGAAAACTGTAAGCTATCTCTTTGCTAGATGTTTAATACAGGTGATATTGGTATTTTTGTATTAATATTtcttttgctgttgtcaaacaacaacatttaacactATTATTGGTCTTAAATGCAGTTGTAAcagcgggtccatgtcattggtccgacagcccattggtccgacatcccattagtccgacggtctgcggtgctgaacggctcccggcgggcgtatttctgccttgacggtgcgccgcgaccggctctaggtcagctgggaaaggcttgaggcgaagcaggctcacggcttatgtgtttgtcactttctttttcattttaacccacaccatgatcttttcctgaccctaaccaagtggtttttgtgcctaaacctaaccagaccttaaccacaggcagtgttgccagatctcgcgagacAAATAAGCAACCAGGCCTGTGAAAGCAAGCCCAAAACAAGCAACTTTTTCTATTGAGCCCCCCCTAGGTTCCagtgagagaaaattaaataaactatgTGCACGGTTTTACAATCCGTGGGGACAGATTTTAAACTGTGGGTACAGATTGTCAATTTACATGCATGTGGACAGATAAGTAAACTGTgcacagttttgcaaaactgtaccCACNACAGGactgatgttttcctaaccagaaaaaaaacacattaccggggaaaaaactctgctgtctcctgtgtgta from Epinephelus moara isolate mb chromosome 1, YSFRI_EMoa_1.0, whole genome shotgun sequence harbors:
- the ubl7b gene encoding ubiquitin-like protein 7b; the protein is MTSSDWHLSLKLVDQPKSIFHFPEMMPGDVPPGGYRIATLKQLVAAQIPDSIPDPELIELVHCGRKLKDDLTLDACGIQPGSTIYILKKTWPEPESSSEPVNRATAAREFRVFHAALHSLNSAYRDSVYKMLTNKESLDQIIVATPGLRSDPVALGVLQDKDLFVQFTDPNMLDVLISSHPALVNAIILVLHSVAGSMPAQSSASSSRNVSASSYSDMPGGFMFEGMSDDEEDFQSGSPAGPSNRAGGSAGIRPVSLSHSGATGPRPITQSELATALALASTPDSSAVTPTTSSTADPSSGVAPMPAGTPVSNDLFSQALQQALQASNMSALQGRWQSQMQQLRDMGIQDEELMLRALQATDGDIQAALELIFAGGPGL